The Vibrio echinoideorum DNA window TGCGGTATTGCTTCTCGTAAGAGATGACCGTATCTGATGCTGAGTCTACGTGGTCTGATAAGAATTCTTTTTGTTGGACAGTTAAATCAAGCGCGCTCCATGATAAGCGCAGGCTTTCTTCCACGTTACGAAACGTACTTTCACGCAGGTCTTTGGCTTTATTCAGTTGGTAAGCTGCACTTTCAGCGCGATCTTGATCAGCTCCGCCGTTATACAGGTTGTATCTCAGGCGAACCATCGCGGAAAATTCGTCACTGCTACCTTCGTTGCCACCTGCATCATCACGCCAGGTTTGTGCCGCTTCGAAAGAAACCGTCGGATAATTTGTGCTTTTCGACTGTTTGTATTGGAACTTAGCTGAATCTACATCGGCTTGGGCAATCTTGATAACAGGATGTTGGTTAAAAGCCTTTGCAAGTGCACCGTCGACTGTGTAGGGAATAGCTCCCGCGTCTGCTCGGGGAAAGGTCAACCCTAACGGAGACTGACCAACAATGCGTTTGAATTGAGTGTGTGTATCAAACAAATTGTTTTGCGCTGCAAGTAAATTACCATGCGCTTTTGCAATACGAGCTTCAACCTGAGACATATCAGCGGTAGATCCGATACCAGACTCAACACGTTTTCGAATATCTCTGTAGATATCTTTGTGCGTAGCTAAGTTGTTTTCAGAAAGAGATAAGACTTCATAAGCCTTCACGGCATCTAGGTATACTTTGGTGACTTCGAGAGCGATATCTTGGGCGTTTGAGAGCAATTGATAGCGAACGGATTCTGCATCAGCCGCGGTACGATCTATGTCATTAGAAGTG harbors:
- a CDS encoding TolC family outer membrane protein, which produces MNRIQTTTLSLAIAMAFPAAAQTLEQAVAFTLESNPDIKSAYNEYVSKRYINDASGGAYRPSIDLDGGIGYEHTDLVTNQDSTDLTRKEATITLTQLIWDGSNTSNDIDRTAADAESVRYQLLSNAQDIALEVTKVYLDAVKAYEVLSLSENNLATHKDIYRDIRKRVESGIGSTADMSQVEARIAKAHGNLLAAQNNLFDTHTQFKRIVGQSPLGLTFPRADAGAIPYTVDGALAKAFNQHPVIKIAQADVDSAKFQYKQSKSTNYPTVSFEAAQTWRDDAGGNEGSSDEFSAMVRLRYNLYNGGADQDRAESAAYQLNKAKDLRESTFRNVEESLRLSWSALDLTVQQKEFLSDHVDSASDTVISYEKQYRIGKRTLLDLLNTENELFEARKGYLDAKYDEQYAKYRVMNATGNLLIGLRVDTPQEWNEKVKY